The Burkholderia mallei ATCC 23344 genome has a window encoding:
- the trpD gene encoding anthranilate phosphoribosyltransferase encodes MTITPQEALQRTIEHREIFHDEMLHLMRLIMRGDMSPVMAAAIITGLRVKKETIGEIAAAATVMREFARRVEVEDNANFVDIVGTGGDGSHTFNISTATMFVAAAAGAKVAKHGNRGVSSKSGSADVLEALGVNIDLQPEQVAASIAETGMGFMFAPNHHPAMRNIAPVRRELGVRTIFNILGPLTNPADAPNQLMGVFHPDLVGIQVRVMQRLGAQHVLVVYGKDGMDEVSLGAATLVGELRDGEVREYEIHPEDFGMQMVSNRTLKVESADESRVMLLEALGNKPGVAREIVTLNAGTALYSADVAGSIADGIQLARDAIASGRAREKVDELVRFTQQFKR; translated from the coding sequence ATGACGATCACTCCCCAGGAAGCGCTGCAGCGCACGATCGAGCACCGCGAGATCTTCCACGACGAGATGCTGCACCTGATGCGGCTCATCATGCGCGGCGACATGTCGCCCGTGATGGCGGCCGCGATCATCACCGGCCTGCGCGTGAAGAAGGAGACGATCGGCGAGATCGCCGCCGCCGCGACGGTGATGCGCGAGTTCGCGCGCCGCGTCGAGGTGGAGGACAACGCGAATTTCGTCGACATCGTCGGCACGGGCGGCGACGGCTCGCACACGTTCAACATCTCGACCGCGACGATGTTCGTCGCGGCGGCGGCGGGCGCGAAGGTCGCGAAGCACGGCAACCGCGGCGTGTCGAGCAAATCGGGCAGCGCCGACGTGCTCGAGGCGCTCGGCGTGAACATCGACCTGCAGCCCGAGCAGGTGGCCGCGTCGATCGCCGAAACGGGGATGGGCTTCATGTTCGCGCCGAACCATCATCCGGCGATGCGCAACATCGCGCCCGTGCGCCGCGAGCTCGGCGTGCGGACGATCTTCAACATCCTCGGCCCGCTCACCAACCCGGCGGACGCGCCGAACCAGTTGATGGGCGTGTTCCACCCCGATCTCGTCGGCATCCAGGTGCGCGTGATGCAGCGGCTCGGCGCGCAGCACGTGCTCGTCGTCTACGGCAAGGACGGGATGGACGAGGTGTCGCTCGGCGCGGCGACGCTCGTCGGCGAGCTGCGCGACGGCGAAGTGCGCGAGTACGAGATCCACCCGGAGGACTTCGGGATGCAGATGGTGTCGAACCGCACGCTGAAGGTCGAGAGCGCCGACGAATCCCGCGTGATGCTGCTCGAGGCGCTCGGCAACAAGCCGGGCGTCGCGCGCGAGATCGTCACGCTGAACGCGGGCACCGCGCTTTATTCGGCGGACGTCGCGGGCTCGATCGCCGACGGCATCCAGCTCGCGCGCGACGCGATCGCAAGCGGGCGCGCACGCGAAAAAGTCGACGAGCTCGTGCGCTTCACGCAGCAGTTCAAGCGCTGA
- a CDS encoding aminodeoxychorismate/anthranilate synthase component II translates to MLLMIDNYDSFTYNLVQYFGELGEAVRTYRNDEITLDEIARLNPDAICLSPGPSNPQHAGITLSVLREFAGKKPILGVCLGHQAIGEAFGGRVVRAKTIMHGKVSRIETDGRGVFADLPKHFDVTRYHSLAIERESLPDCLEISAWTDDGEIMGVRHKTLPIEGVQFHPESILSEHGHALLENFLKEARQAAAHSA, encoded by the coding sequence ATGCTGCTCATGATCGACAACTACGATTCGTTCACCTACAACCTGGTCCAGTACTTCGGCGAGCTCGGCGAGGCCGTGCGCACCTATCGCAACGACGAGATCACGCTCGACGAAATCGCCCGCCTGAACCCCGACGCGATCTGCCTGTCGCCCGGCCCGAGCAACCCGCAGCACGCGGGCATCACGCTCAGCGTGCTGCGCGAGTTCGCCGGCAAGAAGCCGATTCTCGGCGTGTGCCTCGGCCATCAGGCGATCGGCGAGGCGTTCGGCGGCCGCGTCGTGCGCGCGAAGACGATCATGCACGGCAAGGTGAGCCGGATCGAGACCGACGGCCGGGGCGTATTCGCCGATCTGCCGAAGCACTTCGACGTAACCCGCTATCATTCGCTTGCGATCGAGCGCGAATCGCTGCCCGATTGCCTGGAGATCTCGGCGTGGACCGACGACGGCGAGATCATGGGCGTGCGCCACAAGACGCTGCCCATCGAAGGCGTCCAGTTCCACCCGGAATCGATCCTGTCGGAGCACGGCCACGCGCTCCTCGAGAATTTCCTCAAAGAAGCGCGGCAAGCGGCCGCTCATTCAGCCTGA
- the trpE gene encoding anthranilate synthase component I: MTELEFQSLANEGYNRIPLIAEALADLETPLSLYLKLAQPERGGANSFLLESVVGGERFGRYSFIGLPAHTLVRTKNGVSEVVTDGQVTETHDGDPFAFIATFQSRFKVAQRPGLPRFCGGLAGYFGYDAVRYIEKKLAHTAPRDDLGLPDIQLLLTEEVAVIDNLAGKLYLIVYADPTKPEAYTKAKQRLRELKQRLRASVVPPVTSASVRTEIYREFKKDDYLAAVRTAKEYIAAGELMQIQVGQRLTKPYRDNPLSLYRALRSLNPSPYMYYYNFGEFHVVGASPEILVRQEKRGDDQIVTIRPLAGTRPRGNTPERDAELATELLNDPKEIAEHVMLIDLARNDVGRIAEIGSVHVTDKMVIEKYSHVQHIVSSVEGKLKPGVTNYDVLRATFPAGTLSGAPKVRAMELIDELEPIKRGLYGGAVGYLSFSGEMDLAIAIRTGLIHNGNLYVQAAAGIVADSVPESEWQETENKARAVLRAAEQVQDGLDSDF, from the coding sequence ATGACTGAACTCGAATTCCAATCGCTTGCCAACGAGGGCTACAACCGCATTCCGCTCATCGCCGAAGCGCTGGCCGACCTCGAAACGCCGCTTTCACTGTATCTGAAGCTCGCGCAGCCCGAACGCGGCGGCGCCAACTCGTTCCTGCTCGAATCGGTGGTGGGCGGCGAGCGCTTCGGACGCTATTCGTTCATCGGCCTGCCCGCGCATACGCTGGTGCGCACGAAGAACGGCGTGTCGGAGGTCGTGACGGACGGCCAGGTCACCGAGACCCACGACGGCGACCCGTTCGCGTTCATCGCGACATTCCAGAGCCGCTTCAAGGTCGCGCAGCGCCCCGGCCTGCCGCGCTTCTGCGGCGGCCTCGCCGGCTATTTCGGCTACGACGCGGTGCGCTACATCGAGAAGAAGCTCGCGCACACCGCGCCGCGCGACGATCTCGGCCTGCCCGACATCCAGTTGCTGCTGACCGAGGAAGTCGCCGTGATCGACAACCTCGCCGGCAAGCTCTACCTGATCGTCTATGCCGATCCGACGAAGCCCGAGGCGTACACGAAAGCCAAGCAACGGCTGCGCGAGCTCAAGCAGCGGCTGCGCGCGAGCGTCGTGCCGCCCGTCACGTCGGCGAGCGTGCGCACCGAGATATATCGCGAATTCAAGAAGGATGACTATCTGGCCGCCGTGCGCACGGCGAAGGAATACATCGCGGCGGGCGAGCTGATGCAGATCCAGGTCGGCCAGCGCCTGACGAAGCCGTATCGCGACAATCCGCTGTCGCTGTACCGCGCGCTGCGCTCGCTGAACCCGTCGCCATACATGTATTACTACAATTTCGGCGAATTCCATGTCGTCGGCGCTTCGCCGGAGATTCTCGTGCGTCAGGAGAAGCGCGGCGACGACCAGATCGTGACGATCCGCCCGCTTGCCGGCACGCGGCCGCGCGGCAACACGCCCGAGCGCGACGCCGAGCTCGCGACCGAACTGCTCAACGACCCGAAGGAAATCGCCGAGCACGTGATGCTGATCGACCTCGCGCGCAACGACGTCGGCCGCATCGCGGAAATCGGCTCGGTCCACGTGACCGACAAGATGGTGATCGAGAAATACTCGCACGTGCAGCACATCGTGAGTTCGGTCGAGGGCAAGCTGAAGCCCGGCGTGACGAACTATGACGTGCTGCGCGCGACGTTCCCGGCGGGCACGCTGTCCGGCGCGCCGAAAGTCCGCGCGATGGAGCTGATCGACGAGCTCGAGCCGATCAAGCGCGGGCTGTACGGCGGCGCGGTCGGCTACCTGTCGTTCTCGGGCGAGATGGATCTCGCGATCGCGATCCGCACGGGCCTCATCCACAACGGCAATCTGTACGTGCAGGCGGCGGCGGGCATCGTCGCCGACTCGGTGCCCGAATCCGAATGGCAGGAGACCGAGAACAAGGCGCGCGCGGTGCTGCGCGCGGCCGAACAGGTACAAGACGGCCTCGATTCCGATTTCTGA
- a CDS encoding phosphoglycolate phosphatase has protein sequence MTTSPLNGAPRIEAALIDLDGTMVDTADDFTAGLNAMLAQLDAEETTREEVMRYVGKGSENLIQCVLTPRFSADDANARFDEALALYQAEYAKINGRHTRLYPDVDAGLRAMREAGVKLACVTNKPCRFAVELLAQYGLSGHFSAVFGGDSVPRKKPDPAPMLAACAALGVAPRTAVAIGDSENDALAGRAAGMATLTVPYGYNHGNAIQTIESDGIVDSLLAAARLIAAHNSAGSAARSAI, from the coding sequence ATGACGACGTCGCCTCTCAATGGCGCGCCGCGCATCGAAGCGGCGCTCATCGATCTCGACGGCACGATGGTCGATACCGCAGACGATTTCACGGCCGGCCTGAACGCGATGCTCGCGCAGCTCGATGCCGAGGAGACGACGCGCGAGGAAGTGATGCGCTATGTCGGCAAGGGTTCGGAGAACCTGATCCAGTGCGTGCTGACGCCGCGCTTTTCCGCAGACGACGCGAACGCGCGCTTCGACGAGGCGCTCGCGCTCTATCAGGCCGAATACGCGAAGATCAACGGCCGCCACACGCGGCTCTACCCGGACGTCGACGCAGGCTTGCGGGCGATGCGTGAAGCGGGCGTCAAGCTCGCATGCGTGACGAACAAGCCGTGCCGGTTCGCGGTCGAGCTGCTCGCGCAGTACGGCCTGTCCGGCCATTTCTCCGCGGTGTTCGGCGGCGACAGCGTGCCGCGCAAGAAGCCCGATCCGGCGCCGATGCTCGCCGCATGCGCCGCGCTCGGCGTCGCGCCGCGCACGGCGGTCGCGATCGGCGATTCGGAGAACGACGCGCTCGCGGGCCGCGCGGCCGGGATGGCGACACTGACGGTGCCGTACGGCTACAACCACGGCAACGCTATACAAACGATCGAATCGGATGGTATAGTCGATTCGCTTCTCGCCGCCGCACGGCTCATCGCCGCGCACAATTCGGCAGGATCAGCGGCAAGATCAGCCATCTGA
- the rpe gene encoding ribulose-phosphate 3-epimerase, with protein MTQFRIAPSILSADFARLGEEVRNVVAAGADWIHFDVMDNHYVPNLTIGPLVCEAIRPHVQVPIDVHLMVRPVDRIVPDFAKAGANLISFHPEASDHIDRTLGLIRDHGCKAGLVFNPATPLNYLDHVMDRVDLVLIMSVNPGFGGQSFIPEALNKLREARARIDAYTARTGREIHLEIDGGVKAENIAEIAAAGADTFVAGSAIFGKPDYRQVIGEMRDALATVGRACAR; from the coding sequence ATGACGCAATTCCGCATCGCCCCCAGCATTCTGTCGGCCGATTTCGCGCGGCTCGGCGAAGAAGTCCGCAATGTCGTCGCCGCCGGCGCCGACTGGATCCACTTCGACGTGATGGACAACCACTACGTGCCGAACCTGACGATCGGCCCGCTCGTCTGCGAGGCGATCCGCCCGCACGTGCAGGTGCCGATCGACGTGCACCTGATGGTGCGTCCGGTCGACCGGATCGTGCCGGATTTCGCGAAGGCGGGCGCGAACCTGATCAGCTTTCACCCGGAAGCGTCGGATCACATCGACCGCACGCTCGGCCTGATCCGCGATCACGGCTGCAAGGCGGGCCTCGTGTTCAACCCGGCGACGCCGCTCAATTACCTCGATCACGTGATGGATCGCGTCGATCTCGTGCTGATCATGTCGGTGAACCCCGGCTTCGGCGGCCAGTCGTTCATTCCCGAGGCGCTCAACAAGCTGCGCGAAGCCCGCGCGCGCATCGACGCGTACACCGCGCGCACCGGCCGCGAGATCCATCTGGAGATCGACGGCGGCGTGAAGGCCGAGAACATCGCCGAGATCGCCGCGGCGGGCGCCGATACGTTCGTCGCGGGCTCGGCGATCTTCGGCAAGCCCGACTATCGGCAGGTGATCGGCGAGATGCGCGACGCGCTCGCCACCGTCGGGCGCGCGTGCGCACGATGA
- the apaG gene encoding Co2+/Mg2+ efflux protein ApaG translates to MSQYRFSVSVKTSYLPEQSDPEHRQYAFAYTLTIRNTGQVAAQLIARHWIITDSESQVQEVKGLGVVGHQPLLQPGEQFEYTSWAVIATPVGTMRGAYFCVAEDGERFEAPVDEFALHMPRTLH, encoded by the coding sequence ATGAGCCAGTATCGATTCAGCGTGTCGGTGAAGACCAGCTATTTGCCGGAACAATCCGACCCCGAACACCGTCAATACGCATTCGCGTACACGCTGACGATCCGCAATACGGGGCAGGTGGCCGCGCAGTTGATCGCCCGGCACTGGATCATCACGGACAGCGAGAGCCAGGTTCAGGAGGTGAAGGGGCTCGGCGTCGTCGGCCATCAGCCGTTGCTGCAGCCGGGCGAGCAGTTCGAGTACACGAGCTGGGCGGTGATCGCGACGCCGGTGGGCACGATGCGCGGCGCGTATTTTTGCGTCGCGGAGGACGGCGAGCGCTTCGAGGCGCCCGTCGACGAATTCGCGCTGCACATGCCGCGCACGCTGCACTGA
- a CDS encoding murein transglycosylase A produces the protein MGFSRRLAGWAAAVAAAALLAACVGSPVRQGARPAGAAIVPGQIAAARLTPVAWQQVPGWQDDSLIGATIALRQNCARLARQANWQRACAAAMRLDDLDVGSARTFFETYFTPFQFANNDGTLDGLVTGYYEPLLHGSRVRRGPYQYALYRWPAGYRAGASMPARAQLMRSGALSGNELVWVDDPIEAFFLQVQGSGRVVLDDGTVMRVGYGGTNNQPYRSIGKWLLDHGELGAGQATMQGIKAWARANPSRVDALLDTNPRFVFFREMPSQEDVPHGGADGPVGALGVPLTPERSIAVDPSSIPLGTPVFLQTTRPMTNAPLNRLVFAQDVGTAIKGGVRADYFWGLGDDAGDQAGRMKQNGRMWLLFPNS, from the coding sequence ATGGGTTTTAGCCGGCGGCTTGCCGGGTGGGCGGCGGCTGTCGCGGCCGCGGCGCTTCTCGCCGCATGTGTCGGCTCGCCGGTGCGGCAGGGGGCACGGCCCGCGGGTGCCGCGATCGTACCAGGACAGATCGCGGCGGCGCGACTCACGCCCGTCGCGTGGCAGCAGGTGCCCGGCTGGCAGGACGACAGCCTGATCGGCGCGACGATCGCGCTGCGCCAGAACTGCGCGCGCCTCGCGCGGCAGGCGAACTGGCAGCGCGCGTGCGCGGCCGCCATGCGGCTCGACGATCTCGATGTCGGCAGCGCCCGCACCTTCTTCGAAACGTACTTCACGCCGTTCCAGTTCGCGAACAACGACGGCACGCTCGACGGCCTCGTGACGGGTTATTACGAGCCGCTGCTGCACGGCTCGCGCGTGCGTCGCGGCCCGTATCAGTACGCGCTCTACCGCTGGCCGGCCGGCTACCGCGCGGGCGCGTCGATGCCGGCGCGCGCGCAGCTCATGCGCTCGGGCGCGCTGAGCGGCAACGAGCTCGTTTGGGTCGACGATCCGATCGAAGCGTTCTTTCTGCAGGTGCAGGGTTCCGGCCGCGTCGTTCTCGACGACGGCACGGTGATGCGCGTCGGCTACGGCGGCACGAACAACCAGCCGTACCGCTCGATCGGCAAGTGGCTGCTCGATCATGGCGAACTCGGCGCCGGGCAGGCGACGATGCAGGGAATCAAGGCATGGGCGCGCGCGAATCCGTCGCGGGTCGACGCGCTGCTCGACACGAATCCGCGTTTCGTGTTCTTCCGTGAGATGCCTTCACAGGAGGACGTGCCGCACGGCGGCGCGGACGGGCCGGTCGGCGCGCTCGGCGTGCCGCTCACGCCGGAGCGCTCGATTGCGGTCGACCCTTCGTCGATCCCGCTCGGCACGCCGGTGTTCCTGCAGACGACGCGCCCGATGACGAATGCGCCGCTCAATCGCCTCGTGTTCGCGCAGGATGTCGGAACGGCGATCAAGGGCGGCGTGCGGGCCGACTATTTCTGGGGGCTCGGCGACGACGCGGGCGATCAGGCGGGGCGGATGAAGCAGAACGGACGGATGTGGCTGCTGTTTCCGAATTCGTGA
- the paaK gene encoding phenylacetate--CoA ligase PaaK: MATSLPLDPIERASRDELLALQLDRLKWSLAHAYENSPVYRRKFDEAGVHPADLKTLADLSRFPFTTKNDLRDNYPFGMFAVPQERISRIHASSGTTGKPTVVGYTARDIDTWAGLVARSIRAAGARPGDKVHVSYGYRLFTGGLGAHYGAERAGLTVIPFGGGQTEKQVQLIQDFRPDIIMVTPSYMLSIADEMERQHLDPAQCSLRIGIFGAEPWTNDMRVAIEQRMGIDAVDIYGLSEVIGPGVASECVETKDGPTIWEDHFYPEIIDPDTGEVLPDGAFGELVFTSLTKEALPIVRYRTRDLTRLLPGTARTMRRMEKITGRSDDMMIVRGVNVFPTQLEEQLLKQRALAPHYQVVLTKDGPLDVLTLNVEPCPETAPDAAAIDAARRALAHDIKSLIGVTAIINVLPVNGIERSVGKARRIVDKRRP, from the coding sequence ATGGCAACCTCGCTTCCGCTCGACCCGATCGAACGAGCGAGCCGCGACGAACTGCTCGCGCTTCAGCTCGACCGCCTGAAATGGTCACTCGCCCACGCGTACGAGAACTCGCCCGTCTATCGGCGCAAGTTCGACGAGGCGGGCGTGCACCCGGCCGATCTGAAAACGCTTGCGGATCTGAGCCGCTTTCCGTTCACGACGAAGAACGATCTGCGCGACAACTATCCGTTCGGCATGTTCGCCGTGCCGCAGGAGCGCATCTCGCGCATCCACGCTTCGTCAGGCACGACGGGCAAGCCGACGGTGGTCGGCTATACCGCGCGGGACATCGATACCTGGGCGGGCCTCGTCGCACGCTCGATCCGCGCGGCGGGCGCGCGGCCGGGCGACAAGGTGCATGTGAGCTACGGCTACCGCCTCTTCACGGGCGGCCTGGGCGCGCATTACGGCGCCGAGCGGGCCGGGCTGACGGTGATCCCGTTCGGCGGCGGCCAGACCGAAAAGCAGGTGCAACTGATCCAGGACTTCCGGCCCGACATCATCATGGTGACGCCCAGCTACATGCTGTCGATCGCCGACGAAATGGAACGTCAGCACCTCGATCCCGCCCAGTGCTCGCTGCGAATCGGCATCTTCGGCGCGGAACCGTGGACCAACGACATGCGTGTCGCAATCGAGCAGCGCATGGGCATCGACGCCGTCGACATCTATGGGCTCTCCGAGGTGATCGGCCCGGGCGTCGCATCGGAGTGCGTCGAAACGAAGGACGGCCCGACGATCTGGGAAGATCACTTCTACCCCGAGATCATCGATCCCGACACCGGCGAAGTGCTGCCGGACGGCGCATTCGGCGAACTCGTGTTCACGTCGCTCACGAAGGAAGCGCTGCCGATCGTCCGCTACCGGACCCGCGACCTCACCCGCCTGCTGCCCGGCACCGCGCGTACGATGCGCAGGATGGAAAAAATCACCGGCCGTTCGGACGACATGATGATCGTGCGCGGCGTGAACGTGTTCCCGACCCAGCTCGAAGAGCAATTGCTCAAGCAGCGTGCGCTCGCGCCTCACTATCAGGTGGTGCTGACGAAGGACGGGCCGCTCGACGTGCTGACGCTCAACGTCGAGCCCTGCCCGGAGACGGCGCCGGATGCGGCCGCGATCGACGCCGCACGCCGCGCGCTCGCGCACGACATCAAATCGCTGATTGGCGTGACGGCGATCATCAACGTGTTGCCCGTCAACGGCATCGAGCGCTCGGTCGGCAAGGCGAGACGAATCGTCGACAAGCGGCGGCCGTGA
- the paaG gene encoding 2-(1,2-epoxy-1,2-dihydrophenyl)acetyl-CoA isomerase PaaG: MSYQTIRIEIDQAAQIATITLDRPDKLNSFTRDMHRELQSALDDVQAANARALVLTGAGRGFCAGQDLADLDFTPGAMTDLGEVIEAHFNPLVRRLQALPLPVIAAVNGTAAGAGANLAFACDLVIAAKSSSFIQSFVKIGLVPDSGGTWFLPQRVGFARALGLALTGDKLSAEQAERWGLVWRVVDDAELAGAAAQLARELAQQPTRAIAAIKQAMRASLTHTLDQQLDLERDLQRELGQSYDYAEGVRAFIEKRAPRFEGR; this comes from the coding sequence ATGTCCTACCAGACGATTCGCATCGAAATCGATCAGGCGGCACAGATCGCGACGATCACGCTCGATCGCCCCGACAAGCTCAACAGCTTCACGCGCGACATGCATCGCGAACTGCAGTCGGCGCTCGACGACGTGCAGGCCGCGAACGCACGCGCCCTGGTTCTCACCGGCGCAGGACGCGGCTTCTGCGCAGGCCAGGATCTCGCCGATCTCGACTTCACGCCGGGGGCGATGACCGATCTCGGCGAGGTGATCGAAGCGCATTTCAATCCGCTCGTTCGCCGCCTGCAAGCGCTGCCGCTGCCCGTCATCGCCGCCGTGAACGGCACCGCGGCGGGCGCCGGCGCCAACCTCGCGTTCGCCTGCGATCTCGTCATCGCGGCGAAATCGAGCAGCTTCATTCAGTCGTTCGTGAAAATCGGCCTCGTTCCGGATTCCGGCGGCACGTGGTTCCTGCCGCAGCGCGTCGGCTTCGCCCGTGCGCTCGGGCTCGCACTGACCGGCGACAAACTGAGTGCCGAACAAGCCGAGCGTTGGGGACTCGTGTGGCGGGTCGTCGACGATGCCGAACTCGCGGGCGCCGCCGCACAACTCGCCCGAGAACTTGCGCAACAGCCGACGCGGGCGATCGCGGCGATCAAGCAGGCGATGCGTGCGAGCCTCACCCATACGCTCGACCAGCAGCTCGATCTCGAACGCGATCTTCAGCGCGAGCTCGGGCAATCGTACGACTACGCGGAAGGGGTGCGCGCGTTCATCGAAAAGCGCGCCCCTCGCTTCGAAGGACGCTGA
- the pcaF gene encoding 3-oxoadipyl-CoA thiolase codes for MTEAFLCDAIRTPIGRYGGALAPVRADDLGAVPLKALVERNRDVDWAAVDDVIYGCANQAGEDNRNVARMSLLLAGLPHAVPGATINRLCGSGMDAIGLAARAIKAGEASLMIAGGVESMSRAPFVTGKAMSAFSRQAEIFDTTIGWRFVNPLMKQRYGVDSMPETAENVATDYRVSRADQDAFALRSQQKAARAQADGTLAQEIAPVTIAQKQGEPLVVARDEHPRETTLEALAKLKGVVRPDGTVTAGNASGVNDGACALLVASEAAARRHGLVPRARVLGIATAGVEPRVMGIGPAPATQKLLARLGMTLDQFDVIELNEAFASQGLAVLRLLGVADDDARVNPNGGAIALGHPLGASGARLVTTATYQLHRTGGRFALCTMCIGVGQGIAIAIERV; via the coding sequence ATGACCGAAGCATTCCTGTGTGACGCAATCCGCACGCCCATCGGCCGCTACGGCGGCGCGCTGGCGCCGGTGCGGGCCGACGACCTCGGCGCGGTGCCGCTCAAGGCGCTCGTCGAGCGCAACCGCGACGTCGACTGGGCCGCCGTCGACGACGTGATCTACGGCTGCGCGAATCAGGCCGGCGAGGACAACCGCAACGTCGCGCGCATGTCGCTGCTGCTCGCCGGCTTGCCGCACGCCGTGCCCGGCGCGACGATCAACCGCCTCTGCGGCTCCGGGATGGACGCGATCGGCCTCGCCGCGCGCGCGATCAAGGCGGGCGAGGCGAGCCTGATGATCGCCGGCGGCGTCGAGAGCATGAGCCGCGCGCCGTTCGTGACCGGCAAGGCGATGAGCGCGTTCTCGCGCCAGGCCGAGATCTTCGATACGACCATCGGCTGGCGCTTCGTCAATCCGCTGATGAAACAGCGGTACGGCGTCGATTCGATGCCGGAGACGGCCGAAAATGTCGCGACCGATTACCGCGTGAGCCGCGCCGATCAGGACGCGTTCGCGCTGCGCAGCCAGCAGAAGGCGGCGCGCGCGCAGGCCGACGGCACGCTCGCGCAGGAGATCGCGCCGGTGACGATCGCGCAGAAGCAGGGCGAGCCGCTCGTCGTGGCGCGCGACGAGCATCCGCGCGAGACGACCCTCGAGGCGCTCGCGAAGCTCAAGGGCGTGGTGCGCCCGGACGGCACGGTGACGGCGGGCAACGCGTCGGGCGTGAACGACGGTGCGTGCGCGCTGCTGGTGGCGAGCGAGGCGGCGGCGCGCCGCCACGGGCTCGTGCCGCGCGCGCGCGTGCTGGGGATCGCGACGGCGGGCGTGGAGCCGCGGGTGATGGGGATCGGCCCGGCGCCGGCGACGCAGAAACTGCTCGCGCGGCTCGGGATGACGCTCGACCAGTTCGACGTGATCGAGCTGAACGAGGCGTTCGCGTCGCAGGGGCTCGCGGTGCTGCGGCTGCTGGGCGTCGCGGACGACGATGCGCGGGTGAATCCGAACGGCGGCGCGATCGCGCTCGGGCATCCGCTTGGCGCGTCGGGCGCGCGGCTCGTGACGACCGCCACGTATCAGCTGCACCGCACGGGCGGCCGCTTCGCGCTCTGCACGATGTGCATCGGCGTCGGCCAGGGCATCGCGATCGCGATCGAGCGCGTATAA